Proteins from a single region of Xiphias gladius isolate SHS-SW01 ecotype Sanya breed wild chromosome 2, ASM1685928v1, whole genome shotgun sequence:
- the utp20 gene encoding small subunit processome component 20 homolog isoform X2, with product MRIKSKSSYHKSENTYRFLTFTERLANVNINVIHRIDRTGSHAEEVETYFSEGVTKWRDLNLTEHFTTFLKEVSNKSQSFNMLVFHQKLIVESLKTHLAVKNSLAYQPLLDLVVQLARDLQTDFYPHFPDFFILITSLLDTKDTEVLEWAFTCLSYLYKYLWRLMVTDMTNIYSLYSTLLAHKKEHIRKFAAESFSFLMRKVPDLDALLTHVFSDLQQHPDKAEGAGQLLFEMCKGVRNMFHSSAAHALPVALRKLGPTTNPGVSLPWDSVRDALDHMAQAAANHVDRKHFLVLWESLQISVVEVFDVMEAKGEEAGQATEQLERLLFILHTLVSHRDGAKITKPEDVCQTVLRLIDNLALPAPCSRLLLQIISSLLLGGNISLPKSLIQETVQKVFGSTMGRDLILEFTQEMFTMKNFEQLFLPSLLRFTAGLFSCGDSLSCHCGLEVLVSLILAKAPPPTDGSMAFETYPLLFTGQTTGVFSSREANQGSSTTSEQPAVPELVLSLIRYPEEQTQSITNLSLPWAALVLLPHIRPLAPDSVVPAVTALLNHLLCEIETEKLGKAGLFIARQALSCLLSLDGSAQLLSLVTVDKITSILRKFPKDLSALLLGDLYYTRLSLSGVSEYLSHSALLELYQILHTNLSSNISKIRLLTLRILSQFEAELPPHTEVEENVEVQPVFAVCLQAELVPASVQDYRDKLLHLRKLRHDLVQRSLPKGLPDSFQQVPLRYLIAMLFINFRPLWDAVIELLVSHARGMDSKDFWAVYHEHLEMAAGLAENELQENDEDYVSNEEEEFNHQSEPGCDIIESGEVGVLFLEQLKLTCDLNERTDFPNFRSLLWRAMAQFPDRVEPRSRELSPLLLRFIRNEFYPADLLVAPTQDLRKRNDYGLEDSGMSVEEEEETEEEEQYVEERGRQKRKALPRRAAAKQLIAHLKVFTKFTNPRALYLEGSLRELYNQLLCHQDQQIQQVVLDCVLTYKDPNIVPYKENLERLLNDKHFKEEIVHFNISEEAGVVDASHRAKLIPLLMRILFGRLCSKAGSKFQGKATAASRSSIILRFLAGCQAEELGMFIDLLLEPVCHHSQGSCLAAVERAVAETDVGAVLPLGRQQSLLNIINMVIQKLGHLIHIYLPKVLQILLCVTASVSTILNNRDQLRAGCISRLKNLRRLGILRIQDFFDGFDFYSFSSDELDAVFQAVVWPQVCRLPTESSYSPTPLLKLIHVWCKNARYFPLLARHRPDRPECGVLLNVFGLLSAKNASPATISMVMDIAESLSTTADFIASETETGLSINNSVFPQPWEGALVTADSLTQGSRLLQPHISTLLQYLSGVVRNTDRLKKKKFRAQVAKELNILSKVSRFVSDKEQCSVLISLLLPYLQKGTNPQETEIDILATIQNLLRQCVQPSAFLRPLSKLFSIIHNKLPRQALTAVFQALSDLDPSLTYITDLATKLNAFDSRHLDEIYFDLRLTAFQEATRQVKDMQTLDLDYISTIIHNCFHTYEIGDISLADNATLCLSAVIIQLAAVRAGEQIYKDIIQHTILDAVHKGLRSKTRSVQHEYTTVLACLVKTFPSKKEFIELVQLTDYNDPESDFFEHMKHIQIHRRGRALRKLAKQLTEGTVVMTSRSLQNYIMPYAMTALLDEKMLKHENMTSASVEVVGAVCRRLTWSKYLYYLKHFIHILQTAQAEQKLAVSLLVTVLEAFHFDHQTLSREMEAANTREEMENDGVLEKEATTQAKGPIAPKPTAVASGLPQSKEELESLISTIHQTVNDSVLPRLHKCLTAKVKRDEEHKAAKSKDVKDEEVVRIPIAFAMVKLMQTLPPHIMEANLPGILIKVCVLLRNRFQEIRDVARGTLVKIIETLGCRYLQYLLKEMQGILVKGYQVHVLTFTVYQLLSALSPTLKSGDLDPCMNMLIDVFNNELFGAVAEEKEVKGIVSKLMEARHSKSMDSCELLGQFCSRESITKLILPLKAILETSSCLKVCNRVGAVLRRLVLGLLVNRGMTPQDILLLSHGLVSQSLPLLTKRDREKALAQVPPDPRVPPPNCLLLHPIPKRGGQKAPVSSRTNMHILVDTGLKLLHLSLKKSRVTSSEASALEMLDPFVQLLLNCLHSMHVKVITEALVAFTWLLKFPLPAVEQNADQLTKQLFVLLKDYSKAGAARGENYHLVQNCFKAITIVVKNVKSNKISETQLQVLLGYAEEDLYDQSRQATAFGLLKAILSRKLVVPEMEEVMKKIAKLSVNGSNAMIRIHCRQIYLKYLLDYPLGRKLRGHLDFVVAQLHYEHDTGRESVLEMLAFIFQTFPKNLLLKHSGLFFAPLALVVVNDDSARCKKMAAMAIKALLTQLDLNHQNTLFSLVNTWLNAEKASLRRLGAQICGLFVEVEEEKFARRLDDLLPVLERAINPDNYEDIEEEQDEKGADRLLFSYLTLITKLSKHCGLLELSKPHDTLCHIWGHIEAHLRYPHCWVWLTASQLFGQLFAAQRAEQLVTIWRGEGGDASSKSAATAFITSNLDKKMRELALSFCHQLQSKFLDTASGEQVIKNLLFIGKMIYLISSDSDITSPQEEVKEEDEQRENGVEEEGERGEENEKEEGEDEEEEDEDYKDNRPPSLLWLMKKLSLMATREAAHTPKVPLKRTCVFKFLGAIAMDMGEEQLGPYLTIIITPLYRELDSTYADQDPTLKNLAQELIELLRRQVGLERFSLAFSAVQKEFSERRAARKRHRAMQAVANPDIAAKKKLKKHKNKIEAKKRKIEFLRPGYKAKKHRSHALKDLAMVQ from the exons ATGAGGATCAAGTCCAAGTCTTCATATCACAAATCAGAGAACACCTACAGG TTTCTCACTTTTACTGAAAGACTTGCCAATGTCAACATTAATGTCATCCATCGCATTGACAGGACTGGATCTCATGCGGAG GAAGTAGAAACATACTTTTCTGAGGGCGTGACAAAATGGAGAGACCTCAACTTGACAGAGCATTTCA CAACATTTTTGAAAGAGGTATCCAACAAGAGCCAGTCATTCAACATGCTAGTTTTCCATCAGAAGTTGATAGTGGAGAGTCTGAAAACACATCTGGCTGTCAAGAATAGTCTGGCCTACCAACCGCTGCTGGA CCTGGTGGTTCAGCTGGCCAGAGACCTGCAGACTGACTTCTATCCCCACTTTCCTGACTTTTTCATTCTCATCACCTCACTGCTGGACACAAAGGATACAGAGGTCCTGGAGTGGGCTTTCACCTGCCTCTCCTACCTCTACAAGTACCTATGGAGGCTAATGGTGACGGACATGACCAACATCTACAG TTTGTACAGCACATTACTGGCACACAAGAAGGAGCACATCCGCAAGTTTGCAGCAGAGAGCTTCTCTTTTTTGATGAGAAAG GTTCCAGATCTTGATGCCCTGCTGACTCACGTGTTCTCAGACCTGCAGCAGCACCCCGATAAGGCTGAAGGAGCTGGTCAGCTGCTGTTTGAGATGTGCAAAGGAGTCAGAAACATGTTCCATTCCAGCGCTGCACAT GCTCTCCCTGTGGCTCTGCGTAAGCTCGGTCCAACAACCAACCCAGGTGTCTCTCTGCCTTGGGACTCTGTCAGGGATGCTCTGGATCACATGGCCCAGGCTGCAGCCAATCATGTTGACAGAAAACACTTCCTGGTTTTATGGGAGTCCCTGCAG ATCAGTGTGGTGGAGGTCTTTGATGTTATGGAGGCaaagggagaggaggcaggTCAAGCAACAGAGCAGCTGGAGAGGCTGCTGTTCATTCTCCACACCCTGGTGTCCCACAGAGACGGAGCCAAGATCACCAAGCCGGAGGATGTCTGCCAG ACAGTGTTGAGGCTGATTGACAACTTGGCTCTGCCAGCTCCCTGTTCCCGCCTGCTCCTCCAGAtcatctcctctctgctcctcgGGGGGAATATTAGCCTGCCCAAATCACTCATCCAGGAGACAGTCCAAAAG GTGTTTGGCAGCACAATGGGGCGAGACCTGATCTTAGAGTTCACCCAGGAGATGTTCACCATGAAAAATTTTGAACAG ctTTTCCTCCCCAGCCTGCTACGTTTCACTGCTGGTTTGTTCAGTTGTGGCGATTCCTTGTCTTGCCACTGTGGCCTGGAGGTTCTAGTCAGCCTGATCCTTGCCAAAGCTCCACCCCCGACAGATGGCTCCATGGCCTTTGAAACCTACCCACTGCTCTTCACCGGACAGACCACAGG TGTGTTTAGCAGTAGGGAGGCAAATCAGGGGAGCAGTACAACATCAGAGCAGCCAGCAGTGCCAGAGCTGGTACTGTCTCTGATTAGATATCCTGAGGAGCAGACACAGTCCATCACTAACCTGTCTCTGCCTTGGGCGGCCCTGGTGCTGCTGCCACACATCAG aCCTCTGGCCCCAGATAGTGTTGTTCCTGCTGTGACTGCTCTCTTAAACCACCTCCTGTGTGAGATTGAGACAGAGAAACTGGGCAAAG CTGGTCTTTTCATTGCCAGACAGGCCCTGAGCTGCCTCCTCAGTCTGGATGGCTCTGCCCAGCTTCTCTCACTGGTAACTGTGGACAAGATCACTTCAATCCTAAG AAAGTTTCCCAAAGACTTGTCTGCCTTGCTGCTAGGAGACCTCTACTATACCCGCCTGTCACTCAGCGGTGTTTCAGAGTATCTATCCCACAGTGCACTGCTGGAGCTCTACCAGATTCTGCACACCAACCTCTCCTCCAACATCTCTAAG ATTCGTCTTTTGACTCTGAGGATTCTCTCTCAATTTGAAGCAGAGCTCCCTCCGCACACTGAG GTTGAGGAGAATGTGGAGGTGCAGCCAGTGTTTGCAGTTTGCCTGCAGGCAGAGCTGGTGCCGGCTTCAGTGCAGGACTACAGAGACAAACTGCTTCACCTCCGGAAGCTGAGACACGACCTGGTGCAGCGCAGCCTACCAAAGGGGCTGCCCGACTCCTTCCAACAG gtGCCTCTGCGTTACCTCATCGCAATGCTGTTCATAAACTTCAGGCCACTTTGGGATGCAGTCATTGAACTACTTGT GAGCCACGCCAGAGGGATGGACAGCAAGGACTTCTGGGCGGTCTACCATGAACATCTGGAGATGGCGGCAGGGCTGGCTG AAAATGAACTGCAGGAGAATGATGAAGATTATGTTAGTAATGAGGAGGAAGAGTTCAATCATCAGAGTGAGCCAGGCTGTGACATCATTGAAAGTGGAGAAGTGGGGGTGCTGTTCCTAGAGCAGCTGAAGTTGACCTGTGACCTCAATGAGAGGACAGATTTCCCCAACTTCCGCAGCCTGCTGTGGCGTGCCATGGCACAGTTTCCTGACAGAGTGGAACCACGCAGCCGAGAGTTGAGTCCTTTGCTGCTCAGGTTCATCAG GAATGAGTTTTATCCTGCCGACCTGCTGGTAGCCCCCACTCAGGACCTGAGGAAGAGGAATGATTATGGGCTAGAGGATTCTGGCATGtctgtggaggaagaggaggagacagaagaagaggagcagtATGTGGAGGAAAGAGGCCGACAGAAGAGGAAGGCACTTCCAAGGAGAGCTGCTGCCAA ACAGCTGATTGCCCATCTGAAAGTTTTTACCAAATTCACCAACCCTCGTGCTCTCTACCTGGAGGGAAGTCTTAGGGAGCTCTATAACCAG ttgCTCTGCCATCAGGACCAGCAGATTCAGCAAGTGGTGCTAGATTGTGTTCTCACATACAAAGACCCCAACATAGTACCATACAA GGAGAATCTTGAGAGGCTACTGAATGACAAACACTTCAAGGAGGAGATTGtccattttaacatttctgagGAGGCAGGAGTGGTGGATGCTTCACACAGAGCCAAATTGATCCCACTTCTTATGag GATCCTGTTTGGGCGTCTGTGCAGTAAAGCAGGTAGTAAGTTCCAGGGGAAAGCCACTGCCGCCTCCCGGTCTTCGATCATTCTGCGTTTCCTGGCAGGTTGCCAGGCTGAGGAGCTGGGAATGTTCATCGACCTGCTGCTCGAGCCCGTCTGCCATCACAGCCAAG GTTCCTGTCTGGCAGCAGTGGAGAGGGCAGTTGCTGAGACAGACGTTGGTGCCGTCCTGCCACTGGGCCGTCAGCAAAGCCTGCTGAACATCATCAATATGGTGATCCAGAAACTGGGCCACCTCATCCACATCTACCTGCCCAAAGTGCTGCAGATCCTGCTATGTGTCACCGCCTCTGTGTCCACCATCTTGAACAACAGGGACCAG CTGAGGGCAGGTTGCATCAGTCGTTTGAAGAACCTAAGGCGACTCGGCATTCTGCGAATCCAGGACTTTTTTGACGGGTTTGACTTTTACAGCTTTAGTTCAGACGAGCTGGATGCTGTCTTTCAGGCTGTGGTCTGGCCTCAG GTGTGTCGTCTCCCCACAGAGAGCTCCTACTCACCGACCCCTCTGCTCAAACTCATCCATGTGTGGTGCAAAAATGCCAG gTACTTCCCTCTTCTGGCCAGGCACAGACCAGACCGACCAGAGTGTGGTGTCCTCCTAAATGTCTTTGGCCTCCTCTCTGCCAAGAACGCTTCCCCAGCGACCATCTCCATGGTAATGGACATAGCTGAGTCTCTATCAACAACAGCAGACTTTATTgcctcagagacagagacagggctGAGCATCAACAACAGTGTGTTCCCGCAGCCTTGGGAGGGTGCTCTTGTCACGGCAG ATTCATTAACTCAGGGCTCCAGACTGCTGCAGCCTCACATCTCCACTCTGCTGCAGTACCTCAGTGGAGTTGTACGCAACACTGACAggctcaagaaaaaaaagttcagggCGCAGGTGGCCAAGGAGCTCAACATCCTCTCCAA GGTCAGTCGATTTGTGAGCGACAAGGAGCAGTGCTCAGTGCTCATCAGCCTGTTGCTGCCCTACCTCCAGAAGGGCACCAACCCTCAA GAGACAGAAATTGACATCTTGGCCACCATACAAAACTTGCTGCGACAGTGTGTGCAGCCCTCTGCCTTCCTGCGCCCTCTCAGCAAACTCTTCTCCATCATCCACAACAAGCTGCCCAGGCAGGCCCTCACTGCTGTCTTCCAG GCTCTGTCAGATCTGGACCCTTCACTCACATATATCACTGATTTAGCAACAAAG CTCAACGCGTTTGACAGTCGACACTTGGATGAGATCTACTTTGACCTGCGTCTGACAGCTTTTCAAGAAGCTACCAGGCAGGTCAAAGACATGCAGACTCTGGATCTGGACTACATCAGCACCATCATACACAACTGTTTCCACACCTATGAG ATTGGTGACATTTCGCTGGCTGACAATGCCACCTTGTGTCTGTCTGCGGTGATCATCCAGCTGGCAGCGGTCAGAGCTGGAGAACAGATCTACAAGGACATTATACAACACACCATCCTGGATGCTGTACACAAGGGGCTCCGCAGCAAAACaagg AGTGTGCAGCATGAATACACCACTGTGCTAGCCTGCCTGGTGAAGACCTTTCCCTCCAAAAAAGAGTTCATAGAGCTGGTGCAGCTCACAGACTACAATGATCCTGAGTCTGACTTCTTTGAGCACATGAAGCACATccag ATCCACCGTCGGGGACGTGCGCTGAGGAAGTTGGCCAAGCAGCTGACTGAGGGCACAGTGGTGATGACATCTCGTTCCCTACAGAATTATATAATGCCGTATGCCATGACTGCCTTGCTGGATGAAAAGATGCTCAAG CATGAGAATATGACATCAGCGTCGGTGGAGGTGGTGGGCGCAGTGTGTCGCAGGCTGACCTGGTCCAAGTACCTGTACTACCTTAAACATTTCATCCACATCCTGCAGACTGCACAGGCTGAGCAGAAACTGGCTGTCAG TTTGCTAGTCACAGTCCTGGAGGCTTTCCATTTTGACCACCAGACCCTCAGCAGAGAAATGGAGGCAGCTAACACCAGAGAAG AAATGGAAAACGATGGTGTCTTAGAGAAAGAGGCCACCACTCAAGCCAAGGGACCAATAGCTCCTAAACCTACTGCAGTGGCCAGCGGGCTGCCACAGAGCAAAGAGGAGCTGGAGTCTCTGATCAGCACCATCCACCAGACTGTTAATGACAGCGTGCTGCCCCGCCTGCACAAGTGTCTCACTGCAAAG GTGAAACGTGACGAGGAGCACAAGGCGGCGAAGTCAAAGGATGTTAAGGATGAGGAGGTGGTGAGGATACCGATAGCCTTCGCAATGGTTAAATTGATGCAGACTCTGCCTCCACACATCATGGAGGCCAATCTGCCCGG GATCCTGATCAAGGTGTGTGTCCTGCTGAGGAACCGTTTCCAGGAGATACGTGATGTGGCAAGAGGAACACTGGTGAAAATCATTGAGACGCTGGGCTGCAGATACCTGCAGTACCTGCTCAAAGAGATGCAGGGCATCCTGGTCAAAGGTTACCAG GTTCATGTGCTAACATTTACAGTGTACCAGTTGctgtctgccctcagtccaaccCTAAAGAGTGGTGACCTGGACCCATGCATGAACATGCTCATCGAT GTCTTCAACAACGAGCTGTTTGGGGCTGTGGCTGAGGAGAAGGAAGTGAAGGGGATTGTCTCCAAGCTGATGGAGGCTCGACACAGCAAGAGTATGGATTCCTGCGAGCTGCTAGGCCAGTTCTGCAGCAGGGAGAGCATCACCAAGCTCATATTGCCACTAAAGGCG ATACTGGAGACTTCATCCTGTTTGAAGGTGTGTAACCGGGTGGGTGCTGTGCTGCGGCGACTGGTCCTGGGTCTGCTTGTCAACAGGGGCATGACTCCTCAGGATATCTTACTGCTGAGCCATGGCCTGGTCAGCCAGAGTCTGCCACTGCTAACCAAGAGAGAccg AGAGAAAGCCTTGGCACAGGTTCCTCCTGACCCCAGAGTGCCCCCTCCCAACTGCCTGCTCCTGCATCCGATCCCAAAGAGAGGGGGCCAGAAAGCTCCTGTCAGCAGCCGAACCAACATGCACATCCTGGTGGATACTGGCCTAAAG CTGCTCCACCTGAGTCTGAAGAAATCCAGAGTGACGTCATCTGAGGCCtcagctttagagatgctggaCCCTTTCGTACAGCTGCTGCTCAACTGCCTACACTCCATGCATGTAAAG gTGATCACAGAGGCTCTGGTGGCATTCACCTGGCTTTTGAAGTTCCCTCTACCAGCAGTAGAGCAGAACGCAGACCAGCTGACCAAGCAactctttgtcctgctgaaggATTACTCCAAGGCTGGAGCTGCTCGTGGGGAGAACTACCACCTGGTCCAGAACTGCTTCAAg GCTATCACCATAGTAGTGAAGAATGTCAAAAGCAACAAGATCTCTGAGACGCAACTGCAGGTGCTGTTGGGATACGCTGAGGAGGATCTCTACGATCAGTCTCGCCAGGCCACTGCCTTCGGCCTTCTGAAG GCAATTCTGTCCAGGAAGCTCGTAGTTCCAGAGATGGAggaagtgatgaaaaaaattgcCAAGCTGTCTGTCAACGGCAGCAATGCTATGATCAGAATCCACTGTCGACAG ATCTATCTGAAGTACCTGCTAGACTACCCACTGGGGAGGAAACTGAGAGGGCACCTGGACTTTGTGGTGGCCCAGCTGCACTATGAGCATGACACAGGGAGGGAGTCCGTGCTGGAGATGCTGGCATTCATCTTCCAGACTTTCCCTAAG aacCTGCTGTTAAAGCACAGTGGCCTGTTCTTTGCCCCCCTGGCCCTGGTCGTGGTCAATGATGACTCCGCACGCTGTAAAAAAATGGCCGCCATGGCCATCAAGGCCCTGCTGACCCAGTTGGACTTGAACCACCAGAACACCTTGTTCTCCCTCGTCAACACCTGGCTGAATGCAGAAAAG GCCAGCCTGCGGCGTCTTGGGGCTCAGATTTGTGGTTTGTtcgtggaggtggaggaggagaagtttGCCCGTCGACTGGACGACCTGCTGCCTGTGCTGGAGAGAGCGATCAACCCTGACAACTATGAAGAT ATTGAAGAGGAGCAGGATGAGAAGGGAGCAGATAGGCTGTTGTTCAGTTATCTGACTCTTATCACCAAACTCAGCAAGCACTGCGGCCTGCTGGAGCTCAGCAAGCCTCACGACACACTCTGTCATATCTGGG GTCACATTGAAGCCCATCTGCGGTACCCTCATTGCTGGGTGTGGCTGACTGCCTCACAGCTCTTTGGCCAGCTGTTTGCAGCCCAGCGGGCAGAACAACTGGTCACCATTtggagaggagagggtggagaTGCTTCATCCAAGTCAGCAGCCACAGCCTTCATCACCAGCAACCTGGACAAGAAG ATGAGAGAGTTGGCGTTATCATTCTGCCATCAGTTACAGTCAAAGTTCTTGGACACAGCATCAGGAGAGCAG GTGATCAAGAACCTGCTGTTCATCGGCAAGATGATCTACCTCATATCCTCTGACTCTGACATAACTTCCCCTCAGGAAGAAGTGAAAGAAGAGGATGAGCAGAGGGAGAATGGAgttgaagaggagggagaaagaggggaggagaacgaaaaggaagagggggaagacgaggaagaagaggatgaagattACAAGGATAATCGACCTCCTTCTCTGCTGTGGTTGATGAAGAAGCTGTCTCTGATGGCCACGAGAGAGGCAGCGCACACTCCCAAAGTTCCCCTTAAG AGAACGTGTGTGTTTAAGTTCCTGGGAGCAATAGCCATGGACATGGGGGAGGAACAACTTGGCCCCTATCTGACCATTATCATCACTCCTCTGTACAGAGAGCTAGACAGCACGTATGCAGACCAAG ATCCCACACTGAAGAACCTGGCACAGGAGCTGATTGAGCTGCTGAGGAGACAAGTGGGGCTGGAGAGATTTTCACTGGCCTTTTCTGCTGTCCAGAAGGAGTTTTCAGAGAGGCGAGCAGCACGTAAAAGACACAGAGCCATGCAG GCGGTAGCTAACCCAGACATCGCTGCCAAGAAGAAACTCAAGAAGCACAAGAACAAAATCGAagcaaagaagaggaagattGAGTTCCTACGGCCCGGATATAAAGCTAAGAAGCATCGGAGCCATGCCCTTAAAGACCTGGCCATGGTGCAGTAA